DNA sequence from the Candidatus Palauibacter australiensis genome:
ATGTACCGAAACGGCGTCCGTGTGCGGATGGTCCACTTCGCCGACGCGCTGGACCGGGGCGTCAAGCCGTGGGTGCGGCCGGACATCGAAAACCGGATCGCGGGCGGGGAGATCCTGATGCACTGGAACTCCCGGGTCGCCCGGCTCGGACAGGGCAAGGCCACGGTCGTCGATGAGGCATCGGGCGAAGAGACCGAGGTCGCGAACGACTGGGTGCTGGCGATGACGGGTTGGCGACCGGACGCCGCCCTGCTCTCCAGCCTCGGCGTCCCCACGGATGCCGACACGGGCATCCCCGCCCACGACCCGGCGACCATGGAGACGACGGTGCCGGGCGTCTACATCGCGGGCGTGATCGCCGCCGGCTTCAACGCGAACAGGATCTTCATCGAAAACGGCCGCGAACACGGTGCCCTCATCGCCACCCACCTGGCGGACCCGCCGCGCTGAAATACTCTCATTTCTCGCTCCTTCCCGATTCGGTCCCGATGATGGCCTCCGCGGCCAGTCGGGAGACGTCGGCGTCGGAGAGGTCGAGGATCCCGGTGAGGATCTGTCGCGTGTCGCGGCCCAGGGTGGGCGCGGGGTTCACCGGCACATCGGGTGCGTCGGAGGTGAGGAGCGGGGTGCGGACGAACTGGAGTTCTCCGAGTCCGTCGTAGTCCACGGCGACCCGGACGCCGCGCGCCTCGAGTTGCGGGCACTCGAGCAGATCGTCGGAGGTCTGCACGGGCCCCGCGGGGACGCCCACCTCCTGGAGCCGGCGCACCGCCTCGTCGCGGGTCAGTTCGGCGAACACGGGCCGGACGACCTCGTCGAGGAGCGCGCGGTTCTCGGTGCGGGCATCGGGGGAATCCAGGCGCGGATCCTCCAGCAGGTCGGGGCGTCCCAGCATGCGGCAGAAGCGGCGCCACATGATGTCGTCGGGAATCGTGAAGGCCACGTATCCGTCGCTCACCGGCATCGGTCCGCGCGGGTAGAAGCCGGGCGGATCGCCCCGTCTCGGCCGCGCCCCCGTGTTGGCGGCGAGCGACACCATGCGCTCGTTCAGCGACAGCACGCCGTCGTACATGGCGGAGTCGATGAACTGGCCCTT
Encoded proteins:
- a CDS encoding CoA transferase, encoding MSDAGRPLAGVRVLALEQYMSAPYCSLLLADAGAEVIKIERPGLGDPRRSIPPFVERNGVRMGVGFMAYNRNKKSLALNLKSDEGRDLYRSLVSKSDVVVENLRPGSVDRMGLGYEALAELNPGLVYAAVSGFGRLPGREGPYGDWPSFDVVAEAMGGVMHMIGFADKPPSPSIYGMPDLYAGMAAAHGVSMALYRRTMTGKGQFIDSAMYDGVLSLNERMVSLAANTGARPRRGDPPGFYPRGPMPVSDGYVAFTIPDDIMWRRFCRMLGRPDLLEDPRLDSPDARTENRALLDEVVRPVFAELTRDEAVRRLQEVGVPAGPVQTSDDLLECPQLEARGVRVAVDYDGLGELQFVRTPLLTSDAPDVPVNPAPTLGRDTRQILTGILDLSDADVSRLAAEAIIGTESGRSEK